A stretch of Henckelia pumila isolate YLH828 chromosome 4, ASM3356847v2, whole genome shotgun sequence DNA encodes these proteins:
- the LOC140862678 gene encoding uncharacterized protein, which produces MEESESIDEYERRLRKIENDAIDLGEAIPNERLVSKVLLSFPAKFHMKICAIDEAKNTSTLGLDELMNSLRTYELEMNMEKKEKGKSIALQISNDSYKNFVDWSHDLNEADLGYDSIALITKNFGDYLKKMRETKKFRQKSKSLVTPSTERTLKICGPEQEKSSIKGQARPKTEGKVPTMPKKIDSVQCHECQGYDHYAYECANRLRKCMNITLSDDESEGDHESSEEEAHTTLTVMMQNKSSVAPSEVGEDKFSLENVQKMYEELYADWITRSKHNTALSKENSELKVVVDKLEVVLSRKDLELYKIKDELGKETATLVGSNSSKAKLELILLMRKDDKAGLGNWYFDSGSSRHMT; this is translated from the exons ATGGAAGAAAGTGAGTCAATTGATGAATATGAACGTCGTCTAAGAAAGATTGAGAATGATGCAATTGATCTGGGAGAAGCAATACCAAATGAACGTCTTGTAAGCAAAGTGTTGCTATCTTTTCCCGCAAAATTTCACATGAAAATCTGTGCTATTGATGAAGCAAAGAATACATCTACATTAGGTCTGGATGAATTGATGAACTCACTGCGGACGTATGAGCTAGAGATGAACAtggagaaaaaagaaaaaggtaaGTCAATTGCCCTTCAAATTTCAAATGACTCATACAAAAATTTTGTTGATTGGTCGCATGATCTTAATGAAGCGGATCTAGGATATGATTCAATTGCCTTGATCACTAAAAATTTTGGTGactatctgaagaagatgagggAAACAAAGAAGTTCAGACAGAAATCTAAATCCCTAGTCACTCCTAGCACTGAACGAACTTTGAAGATATGCGGACCAGAACAGGAAAAGTCATCAATCAAAGGTCAAGCAAGACCAAAAACTGAAGGAAAAGTCCCAACCATGCCCAAGAAGATTGATTCTGTGCAGTGTCATGAGTGCCAAGGGTACGACCACTATGCATACGAGTGTGCTAACAGACTTCGTAAATGTATGAACATCACCTTGAGTGATGATGAGTCTGAAGGAGATCACGAATCAAGTGAAGAAGAAGCTCACACTACATTGACTGTCATGATGCAAAATAAAAGCAGTGTTGCCCCAAGT GAAGTTGGTGAGGATAAATTCTCTCTGGAAAATGTTCAAAAGATGTATGAAGAGTTGTATGCTGATTGGATAACAAGAAGCAAGCACAATACTGctctttcaaaggaaaatagTGAACTGAAAGTAGTTGTTGATAAACTTGAAGTTGTTCTAAGCAGGAAGGACTTGGAATTGTACAAAATCAAAGATGAGCTTGGCAAAGAAACTGCTACACTTGTCGGGTCTAATTCAAGCAAAGCCAAGTTGGAATTAATATTGTTGATGAGAAAGGATGACAAAGCTGGTCTAG GTAATTGGTACTTTGACAGTGGTAGTTCAAGACATATGACATGA